Proteins from a single region of Thiomicrorhabdus sp. Kp2:
- the miaA gene encoding tRNA (adenosine(37)-N6)-dimethylallyltransferase MiaA, producing MDLVEKLIKNKQCLAIMGPTASGKSQLSMLLSEKLPIEIISVDSALIYKDMDIGTAKPTQEELDAVPHHLINTHDASETYSASDFVDDVNRLVFEIFARKRLPVLVGGTMMYFNALQQGMSDLPSANEAIREKWLKVWYEKPELLHEKLLDIDPESAERIHKNDPQRLIRAIEVYEITGKTLTEFRGEPKKGLPEFELIKIALIPEDRSRLHKQIEKRFMQMVEQGFLQEVKALFERGDLNEDMTSIRSVGYRQAWLFMQGDYDFEEFIYKGLVATRQLAKRQLTWLRKEEDVLIIDPYKTSSADRVDSVLQLLESKTQ from the coding sequence ATGGATTTAGTAGAAAAATTAATCAAAAATAAACAGTGTCTTGCGATTATGGGGCCTACCGCTTCAGGTAAAAGTCAGTTATCTATGCTGTTATCAGAAAAGCTACCGATAGAAATTATCAGTGTGGATTCGGCATTGATTTACAAAGATATGGATATTGGTACGGCTAAACCAACACAAGAAGAGTTGGATGCTGTGCCACACCATTTGATTAATACGCACGATGCGAGTGAAACCTATTCGGCCTCTGATTTTGTGGATGATGTAAATCGACTGGTGTTTGAGATTTTTGCTCGTAAACGTTTACCTGTTTTGGTTGGCGGTACGATGATGTACTTCAATGCCTTGCAGCAAGGGATGTCAGATTTGCCATCGGCAAATGAAGCGATTAGAGAAAAATGGCTCAAGGTGTGGTACGAAAAGCCAGAGCTTCTGCATGAAAAACTATTAGATATTGATCCTGAGTCGGCTGAGCGTATTCATAAAAATGATCCTCAGCGCCTGATTCGTGCTATAGAGGTGTATGAGATTACGGGTAAAACCTTGACTGAGTTTAGAGGTGAGCCGAAGAAAGGTTTGCCAGAATTTGAGTTAATCAAAATTGCCCTTATTCCAGAAGATAGAAGTAGGCTACATAAACAGATTGAAAAACGTTTTATGCAGATGGTTGAGCAGGGTTTTTTACAAGAGGTGAAAGCATTGTTTGAGCGGGGAGATCTTAATGAAGATATGACGTCAATTCGAAGTGTTGGTTATCGGCAGGCCTGGTTGTTTATGCAGGGCGATTACGACTTTGAGGAATTTATTTATAAAGGTCTGGTGGCGACTCGGCAATTAGCTAAAAGACAGTTAACCTGGCTAA
- the mutL gene encoding DNA mismatch repair endonuclease MutL: protein MRQSIEQLPSYLADQIAAGEVVERPASVVKELLENALDSGATHIDIMIEEGGEKSIVIVDNGSGIPKEELLLAVSRHATSKIKNGTDLACVATLGFRGEALASISSVSRFEIVSRHQDESAAWKLYSEGEGNWSDAQPSAGTIGTRVSVSDLFFNTPARKKFLRAAKTEFSQIDQLVKRVMLSRPNVGFKLVHNQKVVRQVFAVTDETTLQKRLTQLMGSSFVEQSLSIAFETQDIKLSGWVGLPTFNRSQTDMQYIFVNGRIVRDRLLSYAVKQAYADVLYHGRHPAYLIFIEMPHDLVDVNVHPAKYEVRFANGRWVYDFLRRSVREAVAKPVVSETGSGASLNSVGLGYNSSNGSAFTPYNLNRSRFATQDSAIQESMSFQAPSENASSKEFVAHAFQNTQGGSYNANLADVIQQRRQGNGIADLGVAEPIGGYVAEGDTDMPMLGFAKAQLHGVFILSENQHGLVLVDMHAAHERVVYERFKKQWQNDRLISQPLLVPMALTFEQSQIAVWQEYESLFEKLGFVLEVLGPEQLKVTAVPVLLMKSDIPGLVNDMIADLAVAGQTQQVEERINHILSTMACHGSVRANRQLTIAEMNALLREMEVTERSDQCNHGRPTWVQLSMDQLDSLFMRGQ, encoded by the coding sequence ATGCGACAATCTATTGAACAACTTCCTAGTTATCTTGCCGACCAAATAGCCGCTGGAGAGGTGGTTGAACGGCCTGCTTCTGTTGTTAAGGAATTGCTCGAAAATGCGTTGGATTCTGGTGCAACACACATTGATATTATGATTGAGGAAGGTGGTGAAAAATCGATTGTTATTGTTGATAATGGCTCTGGGATTCCTAAAGAAGAGCTTTTGTTAGCGGTGAGCAGACATGCCACTAGTAAGATAAAAAACGGTACTGATTTAGCTTGTGTGGCGACTTTGGGTTTTCGCGGTGAAGCTTTAGCGAGTATTAGTTCGGTTTCACGGTTTGAGATAGTCAGTCGTCATCAAGATGAGTCCGCAGCTTGGAAGCTCTATTCTGAAGGCGAGGGCAATTGGAGTGATGCGCAACCTTCAGCAGGTACGATTGGAACACGCGTGTCAGTCAGTGATTTGTTTTTCAATACGCCAGCACGGAAGAAGTTTTTAAGGGCGGCTAAAACGGAATTTTCCCAAATTGACCAGCTCGTTAAAAGAGTCATGTTGAGTCGTCCTAATGTTGGCTTTAAGCTTGTGCATAATCAAAAAGTGGTTAGACAAGTTTTTGCAGTTACTGATGAAACAACTCTGCAAAAACGCTTAACTCAATTAATGGGTTCTTCTTTTGTTGAGCAGTCCTTATCGATTGCATTTGAAACCCAAGATATCAAATTGTCGGGCTGGGTGGGTTTGCCTACTTTTAATCGTAGTCAAACCGATATGCAGTATATTTTTGTTAATGGTCGTATTGTCAGAGATAGATTGCTTTCATATGCGGTTAAACAGGCTTATGCAGATGTGCTTTATCATGGCCGTCATCCTGCGTATTTGATTTTTATTGAGATGCCGCATGACTTGGTCGATGTGAATGTTCATCCTGCAAAATACGAAGTGCGTTTTGCCAATGGTCGTTGGGTTTATGACTTTTTAAGAAGAAGTGTTAGAGAGGCGGTGGCTAAGCCTGTGGTCTCTGAAACGGGCAGCGGTGCTTCATTAAATTCGGTTGGTTTGGGGTATAACAGTTCTAATGGTTCTGCATTCACGCCATATAATTTAAATCGTTCTAGGTTTGCGACTCAAGATTCGGCTATTCAAGAGTCCATGTCTTTTCAAGCGCCTAGTGAAAACGCTAGTTCAAAAGAGTTTGTAGCACACGCTTTTCAAAATACTCAAGGCGGAAGCTATAACGCCAATTTAGCCGATGTGATTCAGCAGCGTAGACAAGGAAATGGTATTGCAGATTTAGGTGTTGCAGAACCGATAGGTGGTTATGTTGCAGAAGGCGATACAGATATGCCTATGCTGGGGTTTGCTAAGGCTCAGTTACATGGTGTGTTTATTTTATCTGAAAATCAACATGGCTTGGTTTTAGTGGATATGCACGCCGCTCACGAGCGTGTTGTATATGAGCGTTTTAAGAAACAATGGCAAAATGATCGTTTAATTAGCCAACCTTTATTAGTGCCAATGGCTTTAACCTTTGAGCAGTCGCAAATAGCAGTTTGGCAGGAGTATGAGTCGCTGTTTGAAAAACTCGGTTTTGTTTTGGAGGTGTTAGGGCCAGAACAGTTAAAGGTGACCGCTGTGCCAGTTTTGCTTATGAAAAGTGATATACCAGGCCTGGTCAATGACATGATTGCTGATTTAGCCGTTGCAGGTCAAACGCAACAAGTGGAAGAGCGTATCAATCATATTTTATCGACTATGGCTTGTCATGGCTCGGTGCGAGCGAATCGTCAATTAACGATTGCAGAAATGAATGCGCTTTTAAGAGAGATGGAAGTAACTGAAAGGTCTGACCAATGCAATCATGGTCGTCCAACATGGGTACAGCTCTCAATGGATCAGCTTGATAGTCTATTTATGCGTGGGCAATAA
- the apbC gene encoding iron-sulfur cluster carrier protein ApbC, with protein MGILNSLFGNGISETLQEQITQKLKACTDPISKQSLEALKAISELQLKKGTLTLKISMPYPCKSLWPSIEQSVQHEILQIEEIEKVNISFETKVVSHDAQKGVSPLPNIKNIIAIASGKGGVGKSTTSVNLALALQQEGANVGLLDADIYGPSIPTMLNIKEKPQSIDGKSMQPLPAYGLQVMSIGALIEEDSPMIWRGPIVTQTLTQLLKETNWDDLDYLVIDLPPGTGDVQLTLSQQIPVTGAVIVTTPQQVSLIDAKKGLKMFEKVEIPVLGIIENMSTHICSNCGHEEAIFGAHGGENMAKEYKVDFLGALPLDKRIREEADNGKPTVTAEPLSEIAQKYRHMAHKISAQIGIQKRNYANVFPNIVIQNT; from the coding sequence ATGGGCATACTTAACTCCCTTTTCGGCAACGGCATATCAGAAACGTTACAAGAGCAGATTACGCAAAAACTTAAAGCTTGCACCGACCCAATTTCTAAACAAAGCCTGGAGGCATTAAAAGCCATTAGTGAACTGCAACTTAAAAAAGGCACTTTAACCCTGAAGATTTCAATGCCTTATCCTTGCAAAAGTCTCTGGCCAAGCATTGAACAAAGTGTGCAACATGAAATTTTACAGATTGAAGAAATTGAAAAAGTTAACATAAGCTTTGAAACCAAAGTGGTTTCCCATGACGCCCAAAAAGGTGTTTCTCCACTTCCAAACATCAAGAACATTATTGCAATCGCGTCGGGTAAAGGCGGTGTGGGTAAATCAACCACCTCTGTCAATCTTGCTCTCGCCCTTCAGCAAGAAGGGGCAAATGTTGGACTATTAGATGCCGACATCTATGGCCCTAGTATTCCGACCATGTTAAACATCAAAGAAAAACCACAATCTATTGATGGTAAAAGCATGCAGCCACTACCTGCTTATGGCCTGCAAGTTATGTCTATTGGTGCACTGATTGAAGAAGACTCACCTATGATTTGGCGTGGTCCAATCGTCACACAAACCCTAACGCAACTATTAAAAGAGACCAACTGGGATGATCTTGACTATTTAGTCATTGACCTACCACCAGGCACGGGCGATGTGCAATTGACTCTTTCACAGCAAATACCCGTTACAGGTGCGGTAATTGTTACCACCCCTCAACAAGTGTCACTTATTGATGCTAAAAAAGGGCTAAAAATGTTTGAAAAGGTAGAAATTCCCGTATTAGGCATTATTGAAAACATGAGTACACATATTTGCAGCAACTGCGGACATGAAGAAGCGATTTTTGGCGCTCATGGTGGTGAAAATATGGCTAAAGAGTATAAAGTCGATTTTCTAGGCGCTTTACCATTAGATAAACGAATCAGAGAAGAAGCGGATAACGGTAAACCTACTGTAACGGCAGAACCTTTAAGCGAAATCGCACAGAAATACCGACACATGGCTCACAAAATTAGCGCACAAATCGGCATTCAAAAGCGTAACTACGCCAATGTATTTCCAAACATTGTCATTCAAAACACATAA
- a CDS encoding STAS domain-containing protein: MKNIVTKQKDNLIIMVLPCSFDVSQYEEFKSICEKFKSDDNRYEIDFSETQYMDSSALGMLLLLREQVQGDKKRVLLTNVSGTALKILEIAQFNQLFDFS, translated from the coding sequence ATGAAAAATATTGTTACTAAACAAAAAGATAACTTGATTATTATGGTGTTGCCTTGTAGTTTTGATGTCAGTCAGTATGAAGAGTTTAAGTCGATTTGCGAAAAGTTTAAGTCGGATGATAATCGTTATGAAATTGATTTTTCCGAAACACAGTATATGGACAGCTCGGCATTAGGGATGTTGTTATTGTTGAGGGAGCAGGTTCAAGGGGATAAAAAGCGCGTTCTGCTAACCAATGTTAGCGGAACAGCTTTGAAAATATTAGAAATAGCCCAATTTAACCAGTTATTTGATTTTAGCTAA
- the metG gene encoding methionine--tRNA ligase yields the protein MSDSLTTPRKILITSALPYANGPIHLGHLVEYIQTDIWSRFQKMRGNECTYVCADDAHGTPIMLRAQAEGITPEELIAKSSEEHQADFAGFNIAFDHYHSTNSPENKEFAEYIYNQLNAKGYISRKTITQSYDPEKEMFLPDRFVKGTCPKCKAEDQYGDNCEVCGATYSPTDLINPKSAVSGATPIEKETDHLFFELGQFEEMLKEWTHAGHLQTQIANKLDEWLETGLRGWDISRDAPYFGFEIPGETNKFFYVWLDAPIGYMSSFKAYCDKSGLNFDEYWKQDSKAELYHFIGKDIINFHALFWPAMLSGAGFRTPNAVFAHGFLTVDGQKMSKSRGTFIMAKTYLEHLNPEYLRYYYAAKLSGRIDDIDLNLEDFAQRVNSDLVGKVVNIASRCAGFVVKKFDGKLATAWSTEANVLYQSFAEKSEEIADLYEQREYGHAMREIMALADKANEYIAETAPWVLAKEEGKEAELHESVSVGINLFRVLMSYLAPVIPETADKAKAFLNLETWNWNDVKTPLMGHEITKFKALLTRLEMPAIEKMIEASAESLTNSSSVPDGKKGDKKGDNKAKQPAESKAEAVIEPIAEQITIDDFAKIDLRIAKIVNAEAVPEAKKLLKLTLDIGSEQRQVFAGIKSAYEPEDLIGKLTVMVANLAPRQMRFGLSEGMVLAAGPGGSDLFVLSPDEGAQPGMRVK from the coding sequence ATGTCAGATTCTTTAACGACCCCAAGAAAAATATTAATCACAAGTGCACTACCTTACGCAAATGGTCCAATCCATTTAGGGCATCTTGTTGAATATATTCAAACGGACATCTGGTCACGTTTCCAAAAAATGCGTGGAAATGAGTGTACTTATGTATGTGCCGACGATGCACACGGCACACCGATTATGCTTAGAGCACAAGCAGAAGGCATTACCCCTGAAGAGCTCATTGCCAAATCTTCTGAAGAACACCAAGCGGATTTTGCTGGGTTTAATATCGCCTTTGACCATTATCACAGTACTAACTCACCTGAAAACAAAGAGTTTGCCGAATACATTTATAACCAATTAAATGCCAAAGGTTATATCTCTCGCAAAACCATCACACAGTCTTACGACCCTGAAAAAGAGATGTTTTTGCCAGACCGTTTTGTAAAAGGCACCTGCCCAAAGTGTAAAGCCGAAGACCAATACGGTGATAACTGTGAAGTGTGTGGTGCGACTTACAGCCCAACCGATTTAATTAATCCAAAATCAGCCGTTTCGGGTGCCACACCAATAGAAAAAGAGACCGACCACCTCTTTTTTGAACTGGGGCAGTTTGAAGAAATGCTTAAAGAGTGGACGCATGCTGGGCATCTGCAAACTCAAATTGCCAATAAACTAGACGAGTGGTTAGAAACAGGTTTACGCGGTTGGGATATCTCACGTGATGCACCCTACTTTGGTTTTGAAATCCCAGGTGAAACCAATAAATTTTTCTATGTTTGGCTAGATGCGCCTATTGGCTATATGTCGAGCTTTAAGGCCTATTGTGATAAATCTGGCTTAAATTTTGATGAGTACTGGAAACAAGATTCAAAAGCAGAGCTTTACCACTTTATTGGTAAAGACATCATTAACTTCCACGCCCTATTTTGGCCTGCGATGTTATCGGGTGCTGGCTTTAGAACCCCAAATGCCGTTTTTGCTCATGGCTTCTTAACGGTTGATGGCCAAAAGATGTCTAAATCTCGTGGCACGTTCATTATGGCTAAAACGTATTTAGAGCATTTAAATCCAGAATATCTTCGTTATTACTATGCCGCTAAACTCAGTGGTCGTATTGATGATATTGATCTTAACCTAGAAGACTTTGCCCAACGAGTAAACTCTGACTTAGTGGGTAAAGTGGTTAATATTGCCAGCCGTTGTGCAGGCTTTGTGGTCAAGAAATTTGACGGCAAATTAGCCACGGCATGGTCCACAGAAGCAAATGTTTTATATCAATCTTTTGCAGAAAAATCTGAAGAGATTGCCGATTTGTATGAGCAACGTGAATACGGTCATGCTATGCGTGAAATCATGGCGTTAGCCGATAAAGCGAATGAATACATCGCTGAAACCGCACCTTGGGTATTAGCCAAAGAGGAAGGTAAAGAAGCTGAACTACATGAATCAGTAAGTGTTGGCATTAACCTTTTCCGTGTGTTAATGAGTTATTTAGCGCCTGTTATTCCTGAAACGGCTGACAAAGCTAAAGCCTTTTTAAACCTTGAAACGTGGAACTGGAACGATGTTAAAACACCTTTAATGGGGCATGAGATTACCAAGTTTAAGGCCTTATTAACGCGTTTAGAAATGCCCGCTATTGAAAAAATGATTGAAGCGTCTGCTGAGTCTTTAACCAACAGCTCTTCTGTTCCCGATGGTAAAAAAGGGGATAAAAAAGGCGATAATAAAGCCAAACAGCCTGCTGAATCTAAGGCAGAAGCGGTGATTGAACCGATTGCAGAACAAATCACCATTGACGACTTTGCTAAAATTGATTTACGCATTGCCAAAATCGTCAATGCAGAAGCCGTGCCAGAGGCAAAAAAACTCTTAAAGCTGACGTTAGATATTGGCTCTGAACAGCGTCAAGTCTTTGCGGGTATTAAGTCGGCTTACGAACCAGAAGATTTAATTGGCAAGTTAACTGTTATGGTGGCCAACCTTGCACCACGTCAAATGCGTTTTGGTCTTTCGGAAGGCATGGTATTAGCCGCTGGGCCAGGTGGCAGTGATCTGTTTGTACTTTCTCCAGATGAAGGCGCACAACCAGGCATGAGAGTTAAATAA
- the rsxA gene encoding electron transport complex subunit RsxA, with amino-acid sequence MQEYVLILISTVLVNNFVLVKFLGLCPFMGVSKKTDAALGMGLATTFVLTLSSVLSYIIFTYLLQPFGLEYLQTIAFILAIAAVVGFTEMAIHKTSPALYQVLGIYLPLITTNCAVLGVALLNVGENNDFIASAVYGFGAAVGFTLVMVLFASIRERVDVADVPGPFKGAPIALITAGLMSMAFMGFGGLV; translated from the coding sequence ATGCAAGAATATGTCCTCATTCTAATTAGCACGGTTTTAGTCAACAACTTTGTTTTAGTGAAGTTTTTAGGCTTATGCCCGTTTATGGGTGTCTCTAAAAAGACCGATGCGGCGTTAGGAATGGGATTAGCCACCACATTTGTATTAACCCTTAGCTCCGTTTTGAGTTACATTATTTTTACCTATTTACTTCAACCTTTTGGTTTGGAGTATTTACAGACTATCGCTTTTATTCTCGCCATTGCCGCTGTGGTTGGTTTTACCGAGATGGCGATTCACAAAACCAGCCCCGCACTTTATCAAGTGTTAGGTATCTATCTACCATTGATTACCACCAACTGTGCGGTATTAGGTGTTGCTCTATTAAATGTGGGCGAAAATAATGACTTTATCGCCTCTGCCGTTTACGGCTTTGGTGCCGCCGTTGGTTTCACGTTAGTAATGGTGCTATTTGCCTCCATTCGTGAGCGTGTTGATGTTGCCGATGTACCAGGCCCTTTTAAAGGTGCGCCCATTGCCTTAATTACCGCTGGCTTAATGTCGATGGCCTTTATGGGCTTTGGCGGATTGGTATAA
- the rsxB gene encoding electron transport complex subunit RsxB: protein MLEAIFIFLGLAILFGLLLGYASVKFKVEGNPVAEQVDKILPQTQCGQCGFPGCKPYAEALAKGETEVNLCIPGGHEVMIQISEITGLEPKEMEAEEEADKPKEVAKINEDLCIGCVLCIKECPVDAILGATKLMHTVIEKECTGCEKCVPVCPVDCIDMVPEPISTRNWKWPEPQPNTNQSEGEK from the coding sequence ATGTTAGAAGCCATTTTCATCTTTTTAGGTCTAGCCATTCTATTTGGCTTATTGCTCGGCTATGCGTCCGTTAAATTTAAAGTTGAAGGCAACCCCGTTGCTGAACAGGTTGATAAAATCCTTCCACAAACCCAATGCGGTCAATGTGGTTTTCCAGGTTGCAAACCCTATGCTGAGGCCTTAGCTAAAGGTGAAACCGAGGTAAATCTCTGTATTCCTGGTGGCCATGAGGTAATGATTCAAATCTCTGAAATCACAGGGTTAGAACCCAAAGAGATGGAGGCCGAAGAAGAGGCAGACAAACCTAAAGAAGTGGCAAAAATCAATGAAGACCTTTGCATAGGTTGTGTTTTATGCATTAAAGAGTGCCCTGTTGATGCAATATTAGGTGCGACCAAACTAATGCACACTGTGATTGAAAAAGAGTGTACGGGCTGCGAGAAATGTGTACCAGTTTGCCCCGTTGACTGTATTGATATGGTTCCAGAACCGATTTCTACCCGTAACTGGAAATGGCCTGAACCTCAACCCAACACAAATCAATCTGAGGGTGAAAAGTAA
- the rsxC gene encoding electron transport complex subunit RsxC: MSIFAQIIQVIAPIYPQAKRWLHSFNGGVFPAYNKELSSRQPIREMIIPDRLIMPLQQQVGLPAELLVKVGDKVKKNQLIARSSKDATKALVVPIHAPTSGVITAIENVTLPHPSGLEDIAIVIQPDQLDTTIENALKVSGKHPDSPQQLKDILLNAGIIGMGGAGFPTYAKVPAEKGKIHTLMINGAECEPFITCDDLLMQTEAESIIQGALITANALGSTKILCGIESNKPSAIKAMQAAAKNTLVEIIEVQSVYPMGGQKQLTQELTGIEMPHKAHAVDIGMLMMNVATFSAIYKAVTFGEPLTSRLVSVTGLGLNQPFNIRALIGTPFEELAKAAEPKSALNYPLVMGGPMMGFAVKSNNVPVLKTTNCILANPPEPTEMQMPCIRCGECMDACPINLLPQQMYWHSQAHEFDKVEKLNVFDCIECGCCSYVCPSHIPLVQYYRNAKSEIKEIHAEEKAVELAKQRHEFKLARIEREKQEREARLKAKKEAVKNQAQTDAKPTDDKPVSKPKASAAAAAAAAKAAAAKRATAKNNSAQSSRDEENIPPARRKAIEAAKLAAEKADGAKNPKDAAKNSAMAAAKKRAQDKASAKAATKATATENTSETVESSSNTSDNSANHNEAKKAAKAAAMAAAKKRALAKKEQATAHPETTSIEKPNTLESDEQAIDLTEATQETAASKKELARKAAMQAARAAAKKRARSTKEKSSDAVQTATEEGATKEATAEDKKRQAMALAKKRAAERAAKKQAEKLNQKNSEEHK, translated from the coding sequence ATGTCTATTTTTGCTCAAATTATTCAGGTTATTGCCCCGATTTATCCGCAAGCGAAACGTTGGTTACACTCTTTTAATGGTGGCGTTTTTCCAGCATACAATAAAGAACTCTCCTCCCGCCAACCTATTAGAGAAATGATTATTCCAGATCGTTTAATCATGCCTCTGCAACAACAGGTTGGGCTTCCTGCTGAACTGCTCGTCAAAGTTGGCGATAAAGTCAAAAAGAATCAACTCATCGCTCGCTCGTCTAAGGATGCAACTAAGGCATTGGTTGTGCCGATTCACGCCCCAACTTCAGGCGTTATTACCGCAATCGAAAACGTCACACTTCCACATCCTTCAGGACTGGAAGATATTGCAATTGTTATTCAACCCGACCAACTTGATACCACCATCGAGAATGCTCTTAAAGTCTCTGGAAAACATCCTGATTCACCACAACAACTTAAAGATATTCTATTAAATGCTGGGATTATTGGTATGGGCGGTGCTGGCTTTCCAACCTATGCCAAAGTCCCAGCCGAAAAGGGTAAAATTCATACTCTAATGATAAATGGGGCAGAGTGTGAACCCTTTATCACCTGTGATGATCTGCTTATGCAAACCGAGGCTGAATCGATTATTCAAGGGGCGTTAATTACCGCCAACGCACTAGGTTCTACTAAAATACTTTGCGGTATTGAAAGCAATAAACCGAGTGCCATCAAAGCGATGCAAGCCGCTGCAAAAAATACCCTTGTAGAAATTATTGAAGTGCAAAGTGTTTACCCAATGGGTGGACAAAAACAGCTTACCCAAGAGCTTACAGGGATAGAGATGCCTCACAAAGCACATGCTGTCGATATTGGCATGTTGATGATGAATGTAGCCACCTTCTCGGCTATATACAAAGCGGTAACATTTGGAGAGCCTTTAACCTCCCGTTTAGTGAGTGTAACAGGTTTAGGTTTAAACCAACCTTTCAATATCCGAGCTTTAATTGGCACCCCTTTTGAAGAGTTAGCTAAGGCCGCCGAACCCAAGTCTGCACTTAATTACCCCTTAGTGATGGGTGGGCCAATGATGGGCTTTGCAGTTAAATCCAATAATGTTCCTGTACTGAAAACCACCAACTGTATTTTGGCCAATCCACCAGAACCCACTGAAATGCAAATGCCTTGTATTCGTTGCGGTGAATGTATGGATGCCTGCCCTATCAATCTTCTGCCACAGCAGATGTATTGGCACAGTCAAGCGCATGAATTTGATAAGGTTGAGAAACTCAATGTATTTGATTGCATTGAGTGTGGCTGTTGCAGCTATGTTTGCCCAAGTCATATTCCGTTGGTTCAGTATTATAGAAATGCCAAATCAGAAATTAAAGAGATTCATGCTGAAGAAAAAGCGGTTGAACTCGCCAAACAGCGTCACGAATTTAAACTCGCCCGTATTGAGCGTGAAAAGCAAGAACGTGAAGCACGCTTAAAAGCCAAAAAAGAAGCGGTTAAAAACCAAGCTCAAACAGACGCTAAACCGACGGATGATAAACCAGTCAGCAAACCTAAAGCTTCTGCCGCTGCCGCTGCAGCAGCGGCTAAAGCAGCGGCTGCCAAACGTGCCACAGCCAAAAACAATTCTGCACAATCATCGAGAGATGAAGAGAATATTCCACCCGCACGCAGAAAAGCGATTGAAGCGGCCAAACTCGCAGCCGAAAAAGCGGATGGCGCTAAAAACCCTAAAGATGCCGCCAAAAATTCCGCTATGGCCGCCGCTAAAAAACGCGCCCAAGACAAAGCCAGTGCAAAAGCTGCAACTAAAGCGACTGCTACTGAAAACACCTCAGAAACAGTAGAATCGAGCAGTAACACCTCTGATAACAGCGCAAACCATAATGAAGCTAAAAAAGCCGCAAAGGCTGCCGCAATGGCGGCTGCTAAAAAACGTGCTCTAGCCAAAAAAGAGCAAGCTACCGCACACCCCGAAACCACCTCAATCGAAAAGCCAAATACACTCGAAAGCGATGAGCAGGCCATCGATTTAACAGAAGCCACACAAGAAACCGCTGCTTCCAAAAAAGAATTGGCTCGTAAAGCGGCTATGCAAGCCGCACGTGCAGCGGCTAAAAAACGTGCTCGTTCAACAAAAGAGAAGAGCTCAGACGCGGTTCAAACTGCAACCGAAGAAGGCGCAACCAAAGAAGCCACCGCAGAAGATAAAAAACGTCAAGCGATGGCTCTTGCTAAAAAGAGAGCCGCTGAACGTGCCGCAAAAAAACAGGCTGAAAAACTCAACCAAAAAAACTCTGAGGAGCATAAATAA